The Erythrobacter insulae genome window below encodes:
- a CDS encoding 5-(carboxyamino)imidazole ribonucleotide synthase, producing the protein MATAPLPPGSTIGILGGGQLGRMMAVAAIQLGYRVIGYAPAGDNVAASACDDFFENGWGERDAMAAFASKCDVVTWEFENVPLSAVEAIPLAMLAPHPKALGVAQDRLNEKSFVEQLGAVCAPYLRVENDDDLRRAVERIGAPGILKTARDGYDGKGQWRISSAHEAEGVRFPGRACIYEGMVSFEAEFSVILVRSVAGEVRFWDSSANTHDSGMLVHSILPAGALIESQIEKAREIAAKTANALDYVGVLTLEFFATSNGPVFNEMAPRVHNSGHWTIEAAATSQFENHIRAIAGLPLGGTATRFASVDMRNIVGEDALTAHRILAEEGEPHLHLYGKREARGGRKMGHVTRVSHSAP; encoded by the coding sequence ATGGCTACAGCACCTCTCCCCCCCGGCTCAACCATCGGCATCCTTGGCGGAGGCCAATTGGGCCGCATGATGGCCGTAGCCGCGATCCAGCTGGGGTACCGCGTCATCGGATATGCCCCTGCAGGCGATAATGTCGCAGCGTCGGCCTGCGATGATTTCTTTGAAAATGGCTGGGGAGAGCGTGATGCGATGGCGGCATTCGCTTCGAAATGCGATGTCGTAACGTGGGAGTTTGAAAACGTCCCGCTATCAGCTGTCGAAGCCATCCCCCTAGCGATGCTTGCCCCCCACCCCAAGGCTTTGGGTGTTGCGCAGGACCGGCTCAATGAAAAAAGTTTCGTCGAACAGCTGGGCGCGGTCTGCGCGCCGTATCTCAGGGTTGAAAACGATGATGATCTGCGCCGCGCGGTTGAGCGGATCGGTGCGCCGGGCATTCTGAAAACAGCGCGCGATGGGTATGATGGCAAAGGCCAGTGGCGGATTTCTTCGGCGCATGAGGCAGAGGGCGTTCGTTTCCCCGGTCGCGCGTGCATTTACGAAGGCATGGTTTCGTTTGAGGCGGAATTTTCTGTTATTCTGGTGCGCAGCGTAGCAGGCGAAGTGCGGTTCTGGGACAGCTCGGCCAACACGCATGACAGCGGCATGCTCGTCCATTCGATTTTGCCTGCCGGTGCGCTGATTGAATCGCAGATCGAAAAAGCCCGCGAGATCGCTGCAAAAACCGCCAATGCGCTTGATTATGTCGGTGTGTTGACGCTGGAATTCTTTGCAACCTCGAACGGTCCGGTGTTCAACGAAATGGCGCCGCGCGTCCACAATTCGGGGCATTGGACCATTGAAGCTGCCGCCACGAGCCAGTTTGAAAACCATATCCGCGCCATTGCAGGCTTGCCTTTAGGCGGCACGGCAACCCGCTTTGCCAGCGTCGATATGCGCAATATTGTGGGCGAAGATGCCCTTACCGCGCATCGGATTCTGGCTGAAGAGGGTGAACCTCATCTGCATCTGTACGGCAAACGCGAAGCGCGTGGTGGCCGCAAGATGGGCCATGTCACACGAGTGAGCCACTCTGCCCCGTGA
- the purE gene encoding 5-(carboxyamino)imidazole ribonucleotide mutase, with translation MPKDGGAKVAVVMGSQSDWPTMKLACEVLAELEVEHEARIISAHRTPDRMSAFAKGAEGEGFDVIIAGAGGAAHLPGMIAAMTHLPVLGVPVQSKALSGWDSLLSIAQMPGGIPVGTLAIGEAGAKNAGLMAAAILALADEDLSERLQDWRAARSADVAETPVD, from the coding sequence ATGCCGAAAGACGGGGGCGCAAAAGTAGCGGTTGTAATGGGCAGCCAGTCTGACTGGCCGACCATGAAGCTAGCCTGCGAAGTTCTGGCCGAGCTTGAGGTTGAGCACGAAGCACGAATCATTTCTGCCCACCGCACACCCGACCGGATGAGCGCATTTGCCAAAGGTGCCGAGGGCGAAGGGTTCGATGTTATTATCGCGGGCGCTGGCGGCGCGGCCCATTTGCCCGGCATGATCGCTGCGATGACTCATCTGCCCGTGCTCGGCGTGCCGGTCCAATCGAAAGCGCTTTCGGGATGGGATAGCCTGCTTTCAATTGCGCAAATGCCCGGCGGCATCCCGGTCGGGACGCTGGCCATTGGCGAGGCAGGCGCGAAAAATGCCGGTTTGATGGCGGCCGCAATTCTGGCTCTGGCGGATGAAGATCTGTCTGAAAGGCTGCAGGATTGGCGCGCAGCGCGCAGCGCCGATGTTGCAGAAACACCGGTAGACTGA
- the gpmA gene encoding 2,3-diphosphoglycerate-dependent phosphoglycerate mutase, with product MPKLILVRHGQSQWNLENRFTGWWDVDLTEKGVAEAKAAGALIKDKGVLPTACFTSVQTRAIKTLNLALEEAGRLWLPVTKDWRLNERHYGALTGLNKQETREKHGDEQVHIWRRSFDVPPPPMEPGSEYDPGADARYDGIDVPYTESLKLTIERVLPYWESDILPVLASGETVIISAHGNSLRALVKHLSNISDDDITGLEIPTGQPIIYDFDDNMVPGERYYLKDS from the coding sequence ATGCCCAAATTGATCCTTGTTCGCCACGGCCAAAGCCAGTGGAACCTTGAAAACCGTTTCACCGGATGGTGGGATGTTGATTTGACCGAAAAAGGCGTGGCCGAGGCCAAGGCAGCGGGCGCGCTGATTAAAGACAAAGGCGTGCTGCCGACCGCTTGTTTCACCTCCGTTCAAACCCGTGCGATCAAAACCCTTAATCTGGCGCTTGAGGAAGCCGGGCGGCTGTGGCTGCCGGTGACCAAGGATTGGCGGCTGAACGAACGCCATTATGGCGCGCTGACGGGGCTCAACAAACAGGAAACGCGTGAAAAGCACGGCGATGAGCAGGTGCATATCTGGCGCCGCAGCTTTGACGTGCCGCCGCCGCCGATGGAGCCAGGCAGCGAGTATGACCCAGGCGCAGATGCCCGTTATGACGGGATTGATGTTCCCTATACAGAAAGCCTCAAACTGACGATCGAGCGCGTTTTGCCCTATTGGGAAAGCGATATTCTTCCGGTTCTGGCAAGCGGCGAAACCGTAATCATTTCCGCGCACGGCAATTCACTTCGTGCGCTAGTGAAGCATCTTTCGAACATTTCGGACGACGATATCACCGGATTGGAGATCCCCACGGGTCAACCGATCATTTATGATTTTGATGACAACATGGTACCGGGTGAACGGTATTATCTGAAAGACAGCTGA
- a CDS encoding SDR family NAD(P)-dependent oxidoreductase has product MTLSVDLAGRSALITGASSGLGSRFGRILAANGANVALGARRKDRLEALAGEIGPQAAAIAMDVGREADIIAGFDAAEAAFGTINTVIANAGVDGAGMATETSEDEIERTLAINLKGAILTAREGAKRMIAAGVPDGRIVMIASITAFEPSPGLVAYSASKAGVVQAARSMAKEWSRAGICVNTISPGYIRTAINDQWFETDQGKKQIKRFPKQRLMGEQGLDGPLLFLCSGAAEFVTGADFVLDDGQSL; this is encoded by the coding sequence ATGACACTTTCAGTAGACCTTGCCGGGCGCAGCGCCCTTATCACCGGCGCCTCATCAGGCCTTGGATCGCGGTTTGGCCGTATTCTGGCCGCCAACGGCGCCAATGTCGCTTTAGGAGCGAGACGCAAGGACCGGCTGGAAGCGCTGGCAGGCGAAATCGGCCCGCAAGCTGCGGCCATCGCCATGGATGTTGGGCGCGAGGCAGATATTATCGCAGGGTTCGATGCTGCGGAGGCGGCCTTTGGAACCATCAACACCGTCATCGCCAATGCCGGTGTTGATGGCGCAGGAATGGCCACCGAAACCAGCGAAGACGAGATCGAGCGCACATTGGCGATCAATCTTAAAGGCGCGATCCTGACAGCGCGCGAGGGCGCAAAGCGGATGATCGCGGCAGGCGTGCCCGATGGCCGGATCGTAATGATCGCTTCTATCACAGCGTTTGAACCTTCGCCCGGTCTGGTCGCCTATTCGGCTAGCAAAGCAGGCGTTGTTCAGGCGGCGCGCAGCATGGCCAAGGAATGGTCCCGGGCAGGGATTTGTGTAAATACGATCTCACCCGGCTACATTCGTACCGCGATCAATGATCAATGGTTCGAAACCGATCAGGGCAAGAAACAGATCAAGCGTTTTCCGAAACAGCGTCTGATGGGCGAACAGGGGCTGGATGGGCCTTTGTTGTTTTTGTGCTCAGGCGCGGCGGAGTTTGTAACCGGGGCGGATTTCGTTCTGGATGACGGGCAAAGTTTGTAG
- a CDS encoding acyl-CoA dehydrogenase family protein yields MDFQLTEEQRELRETARKFARAELPALARDMEEKDYPVPHDMLRTFGEMGFLGVNLPEEYGGLGLGHIEALLVLEEFAQISNAVAFPVFEALTGPVRTIERFGSDAMKAKVLPEVIKGEKIVAVSMSEPDAGTALTDLKTKAVTDGNGYIVNGYKRWTSGGGHSDYYVTYCRFTQDQGAKGIGAILLEKDMAGMQFGKREELMGFRGIPTADFAIEDVKVPGENVIIGAGGFGKLMSAFGLERCGNATQSLGVAAAALEQALAYTQEREAFGKPIVDFQAVQLKLAEMAMKVEAARLLIHRAAMNSASNDDGLPSVYESSVAKCYANEIVREVTALGMQVMGGYGYHKDYGMEQRLRDAYAWGIAGGAIDVQKTNIASAMIGRRFNQRS; encoded by the coding sequence ATGGATTTTCAATTGACCGAAGAACAGCGCGAGCTGCGCGAAACTGCCCGGAAATTTGCCCGTGCAGAGCTGCCGGCGCTGGCGCGGGACATGGAAGAGAAAGATTACCCCGTTCCGCACGATATGCTGCGCACCTTTGGCGAGATGGGTTTCCTGGGCGTCAATTTGCCAGAGGAATATGGCGGACTGGGCCTTGGTCATATCGAGGCATTGTTGGTGCTTGAGGAATTCGCGCAAATCTCCAACGCAGTGGCGTTTCCGGTGTTTGAGGCATTGACCGGTCCGGTGCGCACGATCGAGCGGTTTGGTTCTGATGCGATGAAAGCCAAGGTCTTGCCAGAAGTGATCAAAGGCGAGAAAATCGTGGCAGTTTCCATGTCGGAACCGGATGCAGGCACTGCGCTCACCGATCTCAAGACGAAGGCCGTGACCGACGGCAATGGCTATATCGTCAATGGTTACAAACGCTGGACCAGCGGCGGCGGACATTCTGATTATTACGTCACCTATTGCCGGTTTACGCAGGATCAAGGCGCCAAAGGCATTGGCGCGATCCTGTTGGAAAAAGACATGGCAGGCATGCAGTTCGGCAAGCGCGAAGAATTGATGGGCTTTCGCGGCATCCCGACCGCCGATTTCGCGATTGAGGATGTGAAGGTGCCGGGCGAAAATGTGATTATCGGCGCTGGCGGCTTTGGCAAATTAATGAGCGCATTCGGGCTGGAGCGGTGCGGCAATGCAACGCAAAGTCTGGGCGTGGCCGCGGCCGCGCTCGAGCAGGCGCTGGCTTACACTCAAGAACGCGAAGCCTTTGGCAAACCGATTGTCGATTTTCAGGCTGTGCAATTGAAGCTCGCTGAGATGGCGATGAAAGTGGAAGCGGCGCGGCTTCTAATTCACCGTGCAGCGATGAATTCGGCCAGCAATGACGATGGCCTGCCCAGCGTTTATGAAAGTTCGGTCGCGAAATGTTATGCAAATGAAATCGTCCGCGAAGTCACCGCCCTCGGCATGCAGGTTATGGGCGGATATGGCTATCACAAGGATTACGGCATGGAGCAGCGCCTGCGCGATGCTTATGCGTGGGGCATTGCTGGCGGTGCGATCGATGTGCAGAAAACCAACATCGCCAGCGCTATGATCGGGCGGCGATTTAATCAGCGCAGCTAG
- a CDS encoding PH domain-containing protein: METPAAHDPFAPPAASPAARLGAEVDDETELTRLHPNFKKVLRIKATLATIPFLIAALFIEGALIDNGNSFLPVGVVIGAVLILAIVFVLRLPSRRYIARGYQISNDRLRVVRGILWRSDTVVPFGRVQHIDVDQGPLERFFDIATLTVHTAGNHNSSVNLPGLGHELATEMREEIRAHIKQESM; this comes from the coding sequence ATGGAAACACCAGCTGCGCATGATCCTTTCGCTCCACCTGCCGCTTCACCTGCCGCCCGCCTTGGTGCAGAAGTGGATGACGAAACCGAACTGACCCGCCTGCATCCCAATTTCAAAAAGGTGCTGCGGATCAAGGCTACGCTTGCAACGATTCCGTTTCTCATCGCCGCTCTGTTTATCGAGGGCGCGCTGATTGATAACGGCAATTCATTTTTGCCCGTCGGGGTGGTGATCGGCGCGGTGCTTATCCTTGCGATCGTGTTTGTGCTCCGGCTGCCATCGCGGCGGTATATCGCGCGCGGTTACCAGATTTCGAATGATCGCCTGAGGGTTGTGCGCGGTATTCTGTGGCGCTCTGATACGGTCGTGCCGTTCGGGCGGGTGCAGCATATTGATGTGGATCAGGGCCCGCTTGAACGGTTCTTTGATATCGCCACGCTGACAGTTCACACAGCAGGCAATCACAATTCTTCGGTAAACCTGCCGGGGCTGGGGCATGAACTGGCGACCGAGATGCGCGAAGAAATCCGCGCGCACATCAAACAGGAAAGCATGTGA
- a CDS encoding PH domain-containing protein, producing the protein MIEPVDQPAHKPLDEPASGPADGPDRPPEPQRTAPLSVLVGALGSLQNAIFPAAAAIFGIGISAKGLMIGIGIGLLIAVAGSVFTYVSWRRLTYTIGTADIRVESGVLSRAARSVPFERIQDVSLEQKLIPRVLGLVAVKFETGAGGGEDLSLTYLTEDAGEELRQVVRERRDAHEGAAAIESGDGHAAAAAPEPAAEVIFAMDPPRLFRFGLFEFSLAVFAVLAGLLQYAETFADLDLFNAELWEMVLEEQGSTIAALGPYMQLAGAIAGLIAVFVIGSVTGMIRVFTRDWGFLLERTARGFRRRRGLFTKTDVVMPIHRVQALKIGTRLIRYRFGWHKLEFVSLAQDAGSSSHVVAPFAQMHEIEPVVEIAGFHLPKPDADWHRASETYRTVHMVMDALPFLLAAIIAGIVLAIASPEWIMVAVPILLLLAAISAGAALYSWQFKRHTLDEQQIIARSGIMSPDTQIATRKKLHSVEVAQGPIARLCGYATLHLGLAGGVFSIPGVPIERALEVRRKVLDTIAATDFSELETA; encoded by the coding sequence GTGATCGAGCCCGTGGACCAGCCTGCGCACAAGCCTTTGGATGAGCCCGCGAGCGGACCCGCTGACGGGCCTGATCGGCCACCGGAGCCGCAACGCACCGCGCCGCTAAGCGTGTTGGTCGGCGCGCTGGGCAGCCTGCAAAACGCGATATTTCCGGCAGCTGCCGCGATTTTCGGGATCGGGATCAGCGCAAAAGGCCTGATGATCGGCATCGGCATCGGCCTGCTTATCGCGGTGGCGGGCAGCGTGTTTACCTATGTCAGCTGGCGGCGCCTTACTTACACGATCGGAACCGCTGATATCCGCGTTGAAAGCGGCGTGTTGAGCCGCGCGGCACGCTCTGTCCCGTTTGAACGTATCCAGGATGTCAGTCTTGAGCAGAAATTGATCCCGCGTGTTTTGGGGTTGGTTGCGGTAAAGTTTGAAACCGGTGCGGGCGGCGGCGAAGATCTCAGTCTGACGTACTTGACCGAAGATGCAGGCGAAGAACTGCGCCAAGTGGTGCGCGAGCGCCGCGATGCTCATGAGGGCGCAGCAGCAATCGAAAGCGGCGATGGCCATGCTGCGGCCGCAGCACCGGAGCCCGCTGCCGAAGTGATCTTCGCCATGGATCCGCCGCGCCTTTTCAGATTTGGCCTGTTCGAATTTTCGCTGGCTGTATTCGCGGTGCTGGCAGGCCTGCTGCAATATGCCGAAACCTTTGCCGATCTCGATCTGTTCAACGCAGAATTATGGGAGATGGTTTTGGAAGAGCAGGGCAGCACGATTGCTGCCCTTGGTCCGTATATGCAGCTTGCAGGCGCAATTGCCGGATTGATTGCTGTCTTTGTGATCGGCTCGGTCACGGGCATGATCCGTGTTTTTACCCGCGACTGGGGATTTTTGCTGGAGCGCACGGCGCGCGGTTTCCGGCGTCGCCGCGGCCTGTTTACAAAGACGGATGTCGTCATGCCGATCCACCGTGTTCAGGCGCTGAAAATTGGTACACGTTTGATCCGGTATCGGTTCGGCTGGCACAAATTGGAATTTGTCAGTCTGGCTCAGGATGCTGGATCTTCCAGTCACGTCGTCGCACCGTTTGCGCAGATGCACGAGATTGAACCGGTGGTCGAGATTGCCGGTTTCCATCTGCCCAAACCCGATGCCGACTGGCACCGGGCAAGCGAAACCTATCGCACAGTCCATATGGTGATGGATGCGCTGCCCTTTTTGCTGGCTGCGATCATTGCCGGAATTGTGCTTGCCATCGCCAGTCCGGAATGGATCATGGTGGCGGTTCCTATCCTGCTTCTCCTCGCGGCGATTTCTGCCGGGGCGGCGCTGTATTCATGGCAATTCAAACGCCACACGCTTGATGAACAACAGATCATTGCGCGCTCTGGCATAATGTCCCCGGACACGCAGATTGCGACCCGTAAGAAATTGCACTCGGTCGAAGTGGCACAGGGGCCGATTGCCCGGTTGTGCGGGTATGCGACGCTGCATCTGGGTCTTGCAGGCGGAGTGTTTTCGATCCCCGGTGTGCCGATAGAGCGCGCTTTGGAAGTCCGCCGCAAAGTGCTGGACACGATCGCGGCAACCGATTTTTCCGAGCTGGAAACCGCTTAG
- a CDS encoding GNAT family N-acetyltransferase, which produces MTATHESTITHQPRGAGGRYIAEIAGETHTGHLDWEPRGDDIRIATHTIVPPEIGGRGIAAQLVRRLVQEAREDGFRIVPQCWYVAKKFDQNPDWADLRA; this is translated from the coding sequence TTGACCGCAACGCACGAAAGCACAATTACGCACCAGCCGCGCGGTGCCGGCGGACGCTATATCGCGGAAATCGCTGGTGAGACGCATACCGGTCACCTTGATTGGGAGCCGCGCGGCGATGACATCCGGATCGCAACCCATACTATTGTCCCGCCCGAAATCGGCGGGCGCGGGATTGCGGCGCAACTGGTGCGCCGGTTGGTGCAGGAAGCGCGCGAGGACGGTTTCAGGATCGTCCCGCAATGCTGGTATGTTGCCAAAAAATTCGATCAGAACCCCGATTGGGCGGATTTGCGCGCCTAA
- a CDS encoding threonine aldolase family protein, which produces MTKFLSDNAAAVHPKVWEAMRAADEADNPYDGDALSAQLDERFTDLLGRECAGLWVATGTAANCLALATLCQPHGAVVCHEEAHIEVDEGGAPGFYLHGAKLMLCPDGHGAQGAKLTPEGIAAFIDPIRDDVHQVQPHAIAITQATEYGRSYTPDELAALSAFARERGLGLHMDGARFANSAAFLGGSAKDASRGVDSLAFGFIKNGAMNAEAVVLFDPAQADMVKYRRKRAGHLQCKGRYLAAQILAMLDGDLWLANARHANAAAQDIASGCAQRLMHRVEANELFVTLSPAEREALRAQGFEFYDWGADAARFVTAWNTRAEDASALSKAIAAL; this is translated from the coding sequence ATGACCAAGTTTCTTTCCGACAACGCCGCAGCTGTTCATCCCAAAGTATGGGAGGCGATGCGCGCCGCCGATGAAGCCGATAATCCGTATGATGGCGATGCGCTGTCGGCGCAGCTGGATGAACGTTTTACCGATCTGCTGGGGCGTGAGTGCGCGGGCCTTTGGGTGGCGACCGGAACGGCGGCGAATTGTCTCGCATTGGCCACACTATGCCAGCCTCATGGCGCAGTGGTTTGTCACGAAGAGGCGCATATCGAGGTCGACGAAGGCGGTGCGCCGGGCTTTTATCTGCACGGTGCGAAATTGATGCTTTGCCCGGACGGGCACGGCGCACAGGGGGCAAAGCTGACGCCGGAAGGGATTGCGGCCTTTATCGATCCCATTCGCGATGATGTGCATCAGGTTCAACCCCATGCAATCGCGATCACGCAAGCGACCGAATACGGACGCAGTTACACTCCGGATGAACTCGCGGCCTTGTCCGCCTTTGCCAGAGAACGCGGGCTTGGTTTGCATATGGACGGTGCCCGTTTTGCCAATTCGGCGGCGTTTCTGGGCGGTTCGGCCAAGGATGCCTCGCGCGGTGTCGATAGTCTGGCTTTTGGTTTCATCAAGAATGGCGCGATGAACGCAGAAGCGGTCGTTTTGTTTGATCCGGCTCAGGCCGACATGGTCAAATATCGCCGCAAACGCGCCGGACATTTGCAATGCAAGGGGCGGTATCTTGCCGCGCAAATCCTTGCCATGCTTGATGGTGATTTATGGCTGGCCAATGCGCGCCACGCCAATGCCGCCGCGCAAGACATCGCCAGCGGCTGCGCGCAGCGTTTGATGCACCGCGTCGAGGCTAATGAGCTGTTCGTCACCCTCTCACCAGCCGAGCGCGAGGCATTGCGCGCGCAAGGTTTTGAATTTTACGATTGGGGCGCGGATGCTGCCCGTTTCGTCACCGCATGGAACACCCGCGCCGAAGATGCGAGCGCTCTGAGTAAGGCGATCGCTGCGCTATGA